A window from Acinetobacter sp. 10FS3-1 encodes these proteins:
- a CDS encoding integrase: MINKELNQEILEQLQNAIETETKAIFNQISELIDHKYTQKKVNGVEIDFKLLDQRIADKFTNYQQVLIKVCEHSQLKKYFRSYLKECFKHFKIICEQEYQEWQKKNPDHAKIYDIKLPDWKIATLPRRDNILTEDKLCYGAILADFKEKFYEKWSYSLNKKTQNISLQSTVEAQQNLVNILFECLCISLIFDQGCIHPERLIAIHDAIFEMNLDSGLLPIYSGSENHAYVFSYTLSSQKYGNFYRYDSQGDVELWQTQQIYFNAISMLCYLRIREHLHGNQGYALQFTSPLSIWQQTHDDQDQKVKREDLLYKRLKAHFKDVVPDHQFIKEFGRRRFSAFKHIDYVLWQEIPNLDLLSTSVLNNKIITTPLIYEQHIAIYHQLDTWKTIQERIENTHDTVELSVSTSGQNVKVYNDKRMGKRNDIKSLLLSFSEDGKELTLAKFNEALNASINKSEGDIRSYEAGEGEYIDYVVAIAHLRICQWLKYELGYNSSSGKASLQVASIKRYYHSFVSDFLIYILEYQINLNNAIEEQFEEMYEYLILEKSMKDQEKQETIAEKNDNKKHDTSGYSFARLKTFHQYLVNKHDAPVVAYLYEHQRDSGKFLKTRTISPQMFELMMKIVENYPNILGISGNDIVALQWVYRLAFRLGLRIDEVTGIRLNDFDSAQLRSHLKNNRLYYEAKSDPKDTTSNESSNSDIENLVLKIHSNSHRNVKNENANRQFDLSYFLNPNEFKEFCDFYKKYLAASLSEAELQVQNTLLFTFENQQLSKITRSLFNLVLGTSDHSYTFHAFRHSAASHLAILLKGSHQLICSFTDYDSRFVGRLKKHILQNIDHASLHSADVWQRLAHLMGHEDFNVTASSYIHHLNILIADMFYTAKRKYQPELIGALLKNSKIINAQFKSLKISEDESAFNILQKSKFFLKVFEKHNDPKQFLKKDEIEKKQMSFLYPKRFLESYQEWKSNDRIINPEDQLVNLIKSISRQFYIYKDKEIARSEERDLQEMDLNWERMINWSYLYGICQPFIIDKEITPKEIKNFYYILENKISLKNDRSVLVFEAVCQKDLKLYDSFVEFITKIYSDVESYLDIEKSSSSDFDKKIGTEVKIKYYKISNKKADSKHHLIQKIVLQSIFFKMKCLGVPSLGQKKMV; encoded by the coding sequence GTGATTAACAAAGAACTAAATCAAGAGATTCTAGAGCAATTACAAAATGCGATTGAAACAGAAACAAAAGCAATTTTTAATCAAATTTCTGAGCTGATTGATCATAAATATACTCAGAAAAAGGTGAATGGTGTCGAGATTGATTTTAAACTTCTTGATCAACGAATTGCTGATAAATTTACAAACTATCAGCAAGTTTTAATAAAAGTTTGTGAGCATTCCCAGCTCAAAAAATATTTCCGCTCTTACCTCAAGGAGTGTTTTAAACACTTTAAAATTATTTGTGAACAAGAGTATCAGGAGTGGCAAAAAAAAAATCCAGATCATGCAAAAATTTACGATATTAAATTACCAGATTGGAAAATAGCAACATTACCGCGCCGCGATAATATTTTAACAGAGGACAAGTTGTGTTATGGAGCTATTCTTGCTGATTTTAAAGAAAAATTTTATGAAAAGTGGAGCTATTCTCTTAATAAAAAGACTCAAAATATAAGTTTACAATCTACAGTTGAAGCTCAGCAAAACCTAGTAAACATATTATTTGAATGTCTATGTATATCATTAATTTTCGATCAAGGATGTATTCATCCTGAACGGCTTATTGCAATTCATGATGCAATTTTTGAAATGAATCTAGACAGTGGACTGTTGCCAATTTACTCTGGTTCAGAGAATCATGCCTACGTTTTCTCATACACTCTCTCATCTCAAAAATATGGCAATTTCTACCGTTATGATAGCCAAGGAGATGTGGAATTATGGCAAACACAGCAAATATATTTTAACGCAATCTCAATGCTTTGTTATTTGCGTATCCGAGAGCATCTTCATGGTAACCAAGGTTATGCATTACAGTTTACATCGCCTCTTAGTATTTGGCAGCAAACACACGATGATCAAGATCAAAAAGTTAAGCGGGAAGATTTACTTTATAAGCGGCTAAAAGCACATTTTAAAGATGTTGTTCCTGATCATCAATTTATCAAAGAGTTTGGGCGACGTCGTTTTTCTGCTTTCAAGCATATTGATTATGTTCTTTGGCAGGAGATTCCAAATTTAGATCTATTGAGTACAAGTGTACTTAATAACAAAATTATCACTACGCCTTTGATATATGAACAGCATATAGCTATTTATCATCAGCTTGATACCTGGAAAACGATTCAAGAAAGAATTGAAAATACTCATGACACTGTGGAGCTTTCTGTTTCTACTAGTGGTCAGAACGTTAAAGTTTATAATGATAAACGGATGGGTAAACGTAATGATATAAAATCATTGCTTTTATCATTTAGTGAAGATGGTAAAGAGTTGACACTAGCCAAGTTTAATGAAGCTTTGAACGCGAGTATTAATAAATCAGAGGGCGATATACGTTCCTATGAAGCTGGAGAGGGGGAATATATTGATTATGTGGTGGCAATCGCACATTTACGGATATGCCAATGGTTAAAGTATGAGCTAGGTTACAATTCTAGCTCTGGTAAAGCATCACTTCAGGTGGCATCGATAAAACGTTATTATCACAGCTTCGTTTCTGACTTTTTAATTTACATTTTAGAATATCAAATAAATTTGAATAATGCCATCGAAGAACAATTTGAAGAAATGTATGAGTACCTTATTTTAGAAAAATCAATGAAAGATCAGGAAAAGCAGGAAACAATCGCTGAGAAAAATGATAATAAAAAGCACGACACCTCTGGCTATTCTTTCGCGAGGTTAAAAACATTTCATCAGTATTTGGTCAACAAGCATGATGCACCAGTAGTAGCGTACTTGTATGAACATCAGAGAGACAGCGGGAAATTTTTAAAAACACGGACCATTAGTCCGCAGATGTTTGAATTAATGATGAAAATTGTGGAAAATTATCCAAACATTTTAGGCATTTCAGGGAATGACATAGTTGCATTGCAATGGGTCTATCGACTCGCATTTAGACTAGGTTTGCGTATTGATGAAGTGACAGGCATCCGTCTCAATGATTTTGACTCTGCACAGCTTCGAAGTCATCTTAAAAATAATCGTTTATATTACGAAGCAAAGTCAGATCCTAAAGATACAACTTCAAATGAATCATCCAATTCAGATATTGAAAATCTGGTTTTAAAAATTCATTCCAACTCTCACCGTAATGTTAAAAACGAAAATGCAAATCGTCAGTTTGATTTATCCTATTTTTTAAATCCAAATGAATTTAAAGAGTTCTGTGATTTTTATAAAAAATATTTAGCTGCTTCTTTGAGCGAAGCGGAATTACAAGTACAGAATACATTACTCTTCACCTTTGAAAATCAACAATTATCAAAAATCACTAGGAGCTTGTTTAATTTGGTATTAGGGACAAGTGATCATTCATATACATTTCACGCATTTAGGCATAGTGCTGCATCACACTTAGCAATTTTATTGAAAGGCAGCCACCAGCTTATCTGTAGTTTTACTGACTATGACTCTAGGTTTGTAGGTAGGCTTAAAAAGCATATATTGCAAAATATCGATCATGCATCATTACATAGCGCAGATGTATGGCAACGTTTAGCACATCTAATGGGGCATGAAGACTTTAACGTGACCGCAAGTAGCTATATACATCATCTTAATATTTTAATTGCAGACATGTTTTATACAGCAAAACGTAAATATCAGCCTGAATTGATTGGTGCATTACTAAAAAATAGCAAAATTATTAATGCTCAATTTAAATCCTTAAAGATATCTGAGGATGAATCAGCTTTTAACATTCTTCAAAAATCTAAGTTTTTTTTAAAGGTTTTTGAAAAACATAATGATCCAAAGCAATTCTTAAAAAAAGATGAAATTGAAAAAAAACAAATGAGTTTTTTATATCCAAAAAGATTTCTAGAATCATATCAGGAATGGAAATCAAATGACCGGATCATAAATCCTGAAGACCAGCTTGTTAACTTAATAAAGTCAATTAGTAGACAATTTTATATTTATAAAGATAAAGAAATAGCTAGAAGTGAGGAGCGTGATCTGCAAGAAATGGATTTAAATTGGGAGCGAATGATCAATTGGTCGTATTTATATGGAATATGCCAGCCATTCATAATTGACAAAGAAATTACCCCAAAAGAAATTAAAAATTTTTATTATATTTTGGAAAATAAAATTTCATTGAAAAATGATCGATCAGTTTTAGTTTTTGAAGCAGTCTGTCAAAAAGATTTAAAATTGTACGATTCATTTGTAGAGTTTATTACCAAAATATATTCGGACGTAGAATCCTACTTAGATATAGAAAAATCAAGTTCAAGTGATTTTGATAAAAAAATAGGGACTGAAGTTAAAATAAAATATTATAAAATTAGTAATAAAAAAGCAGATTCAAAGCATCATCTGATACAAAAAATTGTACTACAAAGTATCTTTTTTAAGATGAAATGCCTTGGAGTACCTTCCCTGGGTCAAAAGAAAATGGTCTAA
- a CDS encoding transporter, which yields MIEKIGHTKKTPEVLTEVFTKLSYVLILDLPDFIQDFVLDLKNKMDDEIKRMLDQAAKDNQDVDEFEILKWLLDTIDVAPEETEEVKKHQHKEVHAVLFTCFFTQLSEALSLKLSEHMRVESKPQRCVKKLTQRTYKKYFGLPKNFKLKLERKLKINFYPEKLW from the coding sequence ATGATAGAAAAAATTGGGCATACAAAAAAAACACCTGAAGTTCTAACTGAAGTTTTCACCAAGTTAAGTTACGTTTTGATATTAGATTTACCAGACTTTATTCAAGATTTTGTATTGGATCTTAAAAATAAGATGGATGATGAAATCAAAAGAATGCTTGACCAGGCAGCAAAAGACAATCAAGACGTTGATGAATTTGAAATTTTAAAGTGGTTACTCGATACAATTGATGTAGCTCCTGAAGAAACTGAAGAGGTTAAAAAGCACCAACATAAAGAGGTGCATGCTGTGCTATTTACTTGTTTTTTTACTCAATTGTCCGAGGCCTTAAGTCTGAAGTTATCAGAACATATGAGAGTGGAGTCAAAACCGCAGCGTTGTGTTAAAAAATTGACTCAAAGAACTTATAAAAAATATTTTGGTTTGCCTAAAAACTTCAAGCTCAAGTTAGAACGAAAGCTGAAAATCAATTTTTACCCTGAAAAATTATGGTAA
- a CDS encoding AAA family ATPase: MIILVGGEKGGAGKSCLAQNLAVYLQEKNRDILLLDADPQGTTTDWIKERDENEDLKNIPSVQASGNIRQVLKDLSKRYEDIIIDAGGQDSEALRSAMTIATHMLLPFRPKRRDLKTLDHMEQVLKLARAVNPDLNARAIITQCPTLPSQVQRILDAKEACVSFGIKALDHITTNRNVYDDADENGLSVFEVTSDPKAKAEIEGIAQEFLGV, encoded by the coding sequence ATGATTATTTTAGTAGGTGGTGAAAAAGGCGGAGCTGGTAAAAGCTGCCTTGCCCAAAACTTAGCAGTTTATTTACAAGAAAAGAATAGAGATATTCTGCTTCTAGATGCAGATCCTCAAGGCACAACAACTGACTGGATTAAAGAACGTGATGAGAATGAGGATTTAAAAAATATTCCATCTGTACAAGCTTCAGGCAATATTCGTCAAGTTTTAAAAGATTTATCAAAAAGATATGAAGATATTATCATTGATGCTGGTGGACAAGATTCGGAAGCATTACGTTCTGCTATGACTATAGCAACACATATGCTCTTGCCTTTTAGGCCTAAACGTAGAGATCTAAAGACTTTGGATCATATGGAACAAGTATTAAAACTGGCACGAGCAGTGAATCCAGATTTGAATGCAAGAGCAATCATTACACAATGCCCAACATTACCGTCACAAGTACAGCGAATTTTAGATGCTAAAGAAGCCTGTGTATCGTTCGGAATAAAAGCATTAGACCACATCACGACAAATCGAAATGTTTATGATGATGCAGATGAAAATGGCTTATCTGTTTTTGAAGTAACAAGTGATCCTAAGGCAAAAGCAGAAATTGAAGGGATAGCTCAAGAGTTTTTAGGAGTATAA
- the repM gene encoding replication initiation protein RepM, with protein sequence MANLIYKDNNLIEASYALTLSEQRLILVAIIAAREIEKELTSDTLLTIHASEYMKHFNLGRQAAYEALQGACDNLFERRLTYKAIDPVTGKPAVYKSRWVSKVGYVKEAACAQLIFAPDILQLFVKLEEKFTRYELKQISQLSSVYAIRLYELLIRWRSKGKLYISMVELRDKLGLLENEYKTMGDFKKRVLTVAIDQINKLTDIDVSYEQKKEGRTITHIEFSFNQKASLIVSDKVLEPAYQLTPKQSIFFAQKLCDLIKYPEFGGKYANVGEEIEAFKERISLELLDPEKVKKYYSDLLKVGYKEKYKSEKLS encoded by the coding sequence ATGGCAAATCTAATTTATAAAGACAATAACTTGATTGAAGCATCTTATGCATTGACTCTGTCTGAACAACGCTTAATTTTAGTTGCAATTATTGCAGCTAGGGAAATTGAAAAAGAGCTTACATCGGATACATTGCTAACAATACATGCGTCTGAATACATGAAGCACTTTAATTTGGGTCGTCAAGCGGCCTATGAGGCTCTTCAGGGAGCGTGTGATAACTTATTTGAACGTAGACTCACCTATAAGGCCATAGATCCTGTTACAGGTAAGCCAGCGGTCTACAAAAGCCGTTGGGTATCAAAAGTTGGCTATGTTAAAGAAGCTGCATGTGCTCAACTAATTTTTGCTCCTGATATTTTACAGCTTTTTGTAAAACTTGAAGAAAAGTTTACTCGTTATGAATTAAAGCAAATTTCTCAATTATCTAGTGTATACGCTATACGGCTGTATGAACTTTTGATTAGATGGCGTAGCAAAGGCAAGCTATATATTAGTATGGTTGAATTGCGTGATAAGTTAGGTCTACTTGAAAATGAATATAAAACCATGGGAGATTTCAAAAAGCGTGTATTGACGGTTGCCATAGATCAAATTAATAAACTTACTGATATCGACGTAAGTTATGAGCAGAAAAAAGAAGGGAGAACAATTACACATATCGAATTTTCTTTTAATCAAAAAGCTTCCTTAATTGTTAGTGATAAGGTACTGGAACCTGCATATCAGCTGACACCAAAACAATCTATATTTTTCGCTCAAAAATTGTGTGACCTTATCAAATATCCCGAATTCGGGGGGAAATATGCCAATGTAGGCGAAGAGATCGAAGCGTTTAAAGAAAGGATTTCACTTGAACTCCTCGACCCTGAAAAGGTAAAAAAGTATTATTCTGATTTGTTAAAAGTGGGCTATAAAGAAAAATATAAATCAGAAAAGTTATCATAA
- a CDS encoding IS5 family transposase (programmed frameshift) — translation MARTLLTDDIWQQIQDTMRLHGCYRSKNSRNIMEAILWKLRTGATWRDIPQEFCPWQTAYNRFNRWASKGLWNKFFLDLRGVLDQEWVFIDGSYIRVHQHASGARNGFERAIGQSRGGRTTKIHLATDANGLPIDFKITGGGVHDSQVAKQLIDTVGEATYLIADKGYDAEHIRIYAQNKDMIPIIPLRSNKVFDKYLYKLRHLVENVFARLKHFRAIATRFDKLARNYQSMIYIACMFIWCKAK, via the exons ATGGCACGTACTCTTCTTACCGATGATATCTGGCAGCAAATTCAAGATACTATGCGATTACATGGTTGCTACCGTTCAAAGAATAGTAGAAATATCATGGAAGCGATCTTATGGAAACTGCGTACAGGCGCCACATGGCGTGATATTCCTCAAGAATTTTGTCCTTGGCAAACTGCTTATAATCGTTTTAATCGTTGGGCAAGCAAGGGATTGTGGAATAAATTTTTTTTAGATT TACGAGGCGTCTTGGATCAAGAATGGGTATTCATTGACGGAAGCTACATACGCGTGCATCAACATGCAAGTGGAGCTCGGAATGGTTTCGAAAGAGCAATTGGACAATCACGTGGTGGACGAACAACAAAAATACATCTTGCAACCGACGCGAATGGATTACCGATTGATTTTAAAATCACTGGGGGTGGCGTCCACGACAGTCAAGTTGCAAAACAACTGATTGATACTGTAGGCGAGGCAACTTATCTCATTGCTGATAAGGGGTATGATGCTGAGCACATTAGAATATATGCCCAGAACAAGGATATGATTCCCATTATTCCATTGAGATCGAATAAGGTGTTTGATAAATATCTATATAAATTAAGACATTTAGTTGAAAATGTGTTTGCTAGATTGAAGCATTTCCGAGCGATTGCAACCCGATTTGATAAGCTTGCACGAAATTACCAGTCTATGATTTACATTGCTTGCATGTTTATTTGGTGTAAAGCCAAATGA